The genome window AATTTGCCAGAAACCGCAAATTGAGTCGCCGCCACATTGGTTGTTGCGGCTTTTTTCGCGGCATCAGCTGCTAATGTCTGAACGGGAAGCGTGGCGGCACAGCATAACGTTGCACCAATTAACGCACGGGAAAAGACACTTGAGGACTGTTTCTTGTCATTGAACATATAAATTCATTCACTCTGTTAATAGCATGTTCGCTTTGTTGGCACTCTTTTCACTGCTGTTGCATTCGCACTGCAGCTGGTGCCTATTTTCAAAGCGTGAAAATTTACAATTTTCTCTCGTAATATCAATTAATAAATCCGCCTCAAGCCTGCACGCTTTGGTTAGGCGTTCAAAATACGGGTATTCATCACGCTCCTATTAGCCAACGGCTCTTGCCCGGCCACGCCGCTCGAATCATACGAGTGGCGTAGATACTGCCGTAAAACATAATCAAGAACATAACGGCCGTCATACCCATGCTGATAAAAGCACCTCCGGAAATTTTCTTAAGGCCTATCAACGGAGACACAACATTAATAAGTAACGTAAATAAGGGATGTATAAAAAAGATCGCAAAGCTTATGTTACCAATTTCTTTCAGTTGATGTAGTTCAGTTTTGGCTCGCGCCCAGTACTGACAAATAGCCAACAAAATAAAACACAGACCGAGCTTCTGGATAAATTGTAAATCGACACCCCTAAATTCAAAAAAGTCTTTATGCGAATTACCCACCCAGACCCAAATGTAAGTCTGCCCTATCAGGGCGAAAATAACGGACATTATAGAGACCACTAAAATGCCCTTTTGGTGCCGCAAAAACCAAGGCTGATATTGGGAATACAACATACCCAGCAAGTAATACGGCACATAGTAGACAATCGAGTGCATTACATTCGCATTCCCGTGAGGCCGGTGTACAAACATCGCCAGCACACTCAGCATAGCCAATAAAAAAAGTTGCCGCCCAATTGGGAGCTTTAAGTAAGCTAAAAAAATGGGGGTTAGCAGAAAAACCACCATGATAAACGGGATATACCAATGCGGATAAAGCACATAAAAATTTTTAATGGTATGAAATACGTTCATACCGACCTTAGCCGCTGGAAAATGATCCCTAAATACCCAAATCGAAACCAACGCCAATAAGCCAACAAGTGACACGACTAAAAAAGGCACATAGACGTTCTTAAATTTGGTCAGCATAAAACGACGGTATTCAAAACGCTGCGCAAATATCGCGTGTAGGAAAAACCCAGAAATAAAAACAAAAACGGCAGTACCGCCTCGTAAGAGGTTCTCGAGCAGCAAAGGAAAGCCTTTTCCTGAGTTATAAACCGAGTGCCCTAAAACAATCAAAATAATGGCAACCGCACGCATATAGTCAAACTCGAGTAAACGTGTTTTCAACGTGGCATCCAATCATCAACATGTTAAATGAAACAGCACAACAGCATGCTAGTAGGTTTCGTAGTGCATACGGGAAACAGACATACCGGCTGTAAAAAAGCAGCCGTATTATGAGGCTATAAAAATATAGGTGCTACAATAATTTACAGGATAATTGAGCGTTTTTTGATCGCATCCCTGCTCCATTAAAATCAGCATCTATCCTTTGCCTACGTCTGGCCGCATTAACCTATACCATTGTTACGTGGACATACAGACAATGAATCAATCAAAGGGTTCAGATAGATAAAATCAAAAGCACGAGTGGATAAGGGATAAAGAAAAACGGGGGCGACGTCCTGAAAGAAAACACCCCACCCGTTTTACAAAGGTTTTTTAAATCAGAAGCTAATTAAAGGCCCGGCATGGATATGTAGTTATCCAGCCCTTTAATTCGATTAAACCACTGATCGAGTGCTTGGTAGGGAGATAAATCCACGCCACCTTCGTGACACAGCGCTACATAAGGAAATACAGCCATATCTGCAATCGTCGGTCGGCCCAGCGCTAACCAATCGTGTGAGCTTAAATGGCTTTCCAACAAGCCTAAAATACGATCGGTCAGCCTCATCGCTTGTGGCTTATCTATTTCATAACCAAACTTATCCACAAGGCGCACGGCATTAGGTCCGTGCTGCACCTCGTTGGACGCTACCGACAGCCATTGCATGACTTCACCTTGCTGCGCGGCGCCCTCCGGCCACCATGCTTGCCCTGCATAGCGGCGAGCTAAGTAAACCAAGATAGCTTGCGAGTCACGCAGTATTACCTTGCCATCCACCAAGACAGGAAGCTCCCCCCATGGATTTAAGCCGATGACAGGTTCACGTTTGTGTGCACCATCAAGAAAGTCCACAGGTACTATCTCCAAATCGATCTTCGCCAACGCAGCAAATAATCGAACTTTGTAGCAGTTACCTGAGAGTTCTAAGTCGTAGAGTTTCATGCGAGTTGTCCTTATTATGGGTGATGAAAAACTAACCAGCTATTGCGTTAGCTGATTAAACTCGAGCACATTGCCATCAGGATCACGGATAAATAACGCGACACGGCGCGGGCCAATGGGATGGATATCTTCCGTAATTGTTATCCCCTCCTCAACAAGCCACGCCCGCATCGCATACAGATCATCAACCACAAAGGCGGGATGAGTGATACCTGGGCGCTTTAGGGGCTCGTCTAACAAGACGTTAGACGCCTGCGGCTGACGAGCACCATTAAAGATCAAGTTGATCCGTACCTCGTACAATCCGTGATTAGCCACCATTTCGTTGGCTTCATACGCGGCAAAGTAGTGTGTCTCGATAAAACCCAACCGCTGATAAAAGGCCATTGACTGTTGGCGATCGCTAACACGAATCCCCACATGATCAAATGACTGTATGACGGCGGGCATTAAAGACACATTATCGCTTTGCATGGAGCACTCCTGATCTAAAGAGCCTCTAGTGTCTTTTGTTAGCCAATTGCAATAAATGGCTTAATGCTGATAACTTCTTTTCATAAAATGCACAAATCAGCCAACTGACACGATAAGGAACGATAGTGGATAAGCTAAAAGCGATGGCTACTTTTATAGAAATTGTTGATCGCGGCAGCTTATCCGCAGCAGCCGATGCAATGGATCGCTCCCCAGCTTCTGTTGTCCGCGCCTTAGCCGATTTAGAAAACCATCTTGGTATACGTTTACTCAATCGCAGTACACGCCGAATATCCTTAACTGACGAAGGGCGCGATTACCTGCTGCGCTGTCGGCGTATACTCGCCGATATTAACGAAGCCGAGTTCCTTTTAGACGCCCGCCGTACCGCACCGGCAGGAAAACTCACGGTAACAGCCCCAATGATGTTTGGACGCCTTCACCTTATTCCGTTACTTAACCAATACCTAGCGGAACACCCAGGCTTACAGGTAGATATCACGCTAGTCGATCGTGTTGTAAACATTATTGATGAAGGGTTTGATATTGCGATTCGTATAGGCCACTTAGCCGACTCATCATTGATATCGATGCCGCTGGGGCTGACCGCACCCGTTATTTGCGCCAGTCCAGCACTGATCAAACAACAAGGCACCCCCAATACACCAAACGACTTAGCCAGTTGGCCCATCGTACGATTTAATCAGCACCACCACTGGGCCTTTAAGAATAGTGAAACGCTCAACACAGAAAACATGTCCTTGGTCATGACAACCAACCAAGTGGACACCGCCATTAGCTCTGCTATAGCGGGTTTAGGAGTAACTCGACTATTCAGTTACCAAGTTGCCCAAGCCCTTGAACAAGGACAACTTATCCGGCTATTACCTGAATTTGAACCAACCTCCCTGCCAGTACAGTTTGTTTACCCTCACAACCGGTTATTGTCGTACCGGGTTAGAGCGTTTTTAGACTGGGCTGGGCCACAATTAAAGGAGGTGTTGAAAGGGCGCTGATCTTGACCAGCTTAATATTGGCCACTGCCGCACTTGCGCATGAGCGATTAACTGCTCGCACGGGTTTACCAAATAGGTCTGATCCGCAAACAAGCATAGGGGTAAATCATTGATCGAGTCCGTATAAAAGTGTATCTCGCTAAACGGCTGCGCCTGTTCTCTCAACCACTGCTGAAGCCGTATGACTTTACCCTCTCGATAACTGGGCGTCCCGAGCACTTGATGAGTAAAACAGCCATTTTTTTCAACCAAATCAATCCCGATCGATTGCTGAACTCCAATCCGAGTAGCAACCGCTTTCACTAAAAAAGCGATAGACGCGGAAATAATCAGCATGGGAACCGACTCTTGCGTGAGCTGGGTAATTAACGATTTAGCATTGGGGTATAACTGTGGCAGTATGCGAGTTTCCACGCACTGCTCAACCAGCGCCATCACCTCACCTTTAGGCATAGCGGCTAATGGAGACATAGAGAAAGATAAGTAATCTTCCATGTTCATGTCTCCTTGTGCATATAAAGCCATAAGGCGTTTATCTTCATCTAAAAAGCCGGGGGATGAAGCAACCCCTTGATCAACTAAAAACTCATTCCATATCATGGCGCAATCGCCATCGATTAACGTTTCATCCAAGTCAAAGACATATAAAGGTTGCGCCATTTTACACGCTCACCGGCTGAATTTCGTTTAAGTTAAATAGCAGCTCTAGTGAGGTCCCTGTGGATAACAGGCGTTCCGATGAGCGGTTCAACAAATCCACCGTTAACTCGCACCCTTGAACAAGCACTTGATATCGAATGATATTACCCAATAACTGATGGTCTTGAATAACACCCTGCTGTGGAGCCGATATATGAGCATCATATTGACGCCCAGCTTCTCTGACATAGATCGACTCAGGACGAATGGCCACTTTCCATTCGGTATCAATATTAAAAAGCCGCTTAGCATGGATAGCATCAACCAAGTTATAGTGCCCCATAAAACCGGCAACAAACTCATTAGCGGGCTGGGTATAAATTGATTCAGGAGAGCCCTGTTGCACTATTTGTCCTTTATTCATCAAGAAGATACGGTCAGACATCGTCATGGCTTCTTCTTGATCGTGCGTCACAAACACCGTCGTCAAATTCAGCTCTTTTTGAATATCTCTAATTTGCTGGCGCAATCGTTTGCGGATTTTTGCATCCAGCGCCGATAGCGGTTCGTCTAACAACAATATACGCGGCCGAACAACCAAAGCACGTGCCAGCGCAACGCGCTGACGTTGCCCACCGGATAACTGATGTGGGTAATGTTGTTCTTTACCTTGTAGGTCAACCAACGCGATCACTTTCGCAACGTCGGTTGCTATTTGATCTGCAGCCAACTTTTTCATCTT of Neptunomonas phycophila contains these proteins:
- a CDS encoding glutathione S-transferase family protein, encoding MKLYDLELSGNCYKVRLFAALAKIDLEIVPVDFLDGAHKREPVIGLNPWGELPVLVDGKVILRDSQAILVYLARRYAGQAWWPEGAAQQGEVMQWLSVASNEVQHGPNAVRLVDKFGYEIDKPQAMRLTDRILGLLESHLSSHDWLALGRPTIADMAVFPYVALCHEGGVDLSPYQALDQWFNRIKGLDNYISMPGL
- a CDS encoding ABC transporter ATP-binding protein, yielding MSYVSVTQLTKRFGENTVFEDIDFTIEQGEFVTLLGPSGCGKSTLLRSLAGLNPVDSGVIAVDGEDITHQTPQQRGIGMVFQSYALFPNMTAFDNIAFGLKMKKLAADQIATDVAKVIALVDLQGKEQHYPHQLSGGQRQRVALARALVVRPRILLLDEPLSALDAKIRKRLRQQIRDIQKELNLTTVFVTHDQEEAMTMSDRIFLMNKGQIVQQGSPESIYTQPANEFVAGFMGHYNLVDAIHAKRLFNIDTEWKVAIRPESIYVREAGRQYDAHISAPQQGVIQDHQLLGNIIRYQVLVQGCELTVDLLNRSSERLLSTGTSLELLFNLNEIQPVSV
- a CDS encoding acyltransferase family protein, which translates into the protein MKTRLLEFDYMRAVAIILIVLGHSVYNSGKGFPLLLENLLRGGTAVFVFISGFFLHAIFAQRFEYRRFMLTKFKNVYVPFLVVSLVGLLALVSIWVFRDHFPAAKVGMNVFHTIKNFYVLYPHWYIPFIMVVFLLTPIFLAYLKLPIGRQLFLLAMLSVLAMFVHRPHGNANVMHSIVYYVPYYLLGMLYSQYQPWFLRHQKGILVVSIMSVIFALIGQTYIWVWVGNSHKDFFEFRGVDLQFIQKLGLCFILLAICQYWARAKTELHQLKEIGNISFAIFFIHPLFTLLINVVSPLIGLKKISGGAFISMGMTAVMFLIMFYGSIYATRMIRAAWPGKSRWLIGA
- a CDS encoding HAD family hydrolase — its product is MAQPLYVFDLDETLIDGDCAMIWNEFLVDQGVASSPGFLDEDKRLMALYAQGDMNMEDYLSFSMSPLAAMPKGEVMALVEQCVETRILPQLYPNAKSLITQLTQESVPMLIISASIAFLVKAVATRIGVQQSIGIDLVEKNGCFTHQVLGTPSYREGKVIRLQQWLREQAQPFSEIHFYTDSINDLPLCLFADQTYLVNPCEQLIAHAQVRQWPILSWSRSAPFQHLL
- a CDS encoding VOC family protein; amino-acid sequence: MQSDNVSLMPAVIQSFDHVGIRVSDRQQSMAFYQRLGFIETHYFAAYEANEMVANHGLYEVRINLIFNGARQPQASNVLLDEPLKRPGITHPAFVVDDLYAMRAWLVEEGITITEDIHPIGPRRVALFIRDPDGNVLEFNQLTQ
- a CDS encoding LysR family transcriptional regulator; protein product: MDKLKAMATFIEIVDRGSLSAAADAMDRSPASVVRALADLENHLGIRLLNRSTRRISLTDEGRDYLLRCRRILADINEAEFLLDARRTAPAGKLTVTAPMMFGRLHLIPLLNQYLAEHPGLQVDITLVDRVVNIIDEGFDIAIRIGHLADSSLISMPLGLTAPVICASPALIKQQGTPNTPNDLASWPIVRFNQHHHWAFKNSETLNTENMSLVMTTNQVDTAISSAIAGLGVTRLFSYQVAQALEQGQLIRLLPEFEPTSLPVQFVYPHNRLLSYRVRAFLDWAGPQLKEVLKGR